In one window of Tachypleus tridentatus isolate NWPU-2018 chromosome 2, ASM421037v1, whole genome shotgun sequence DNA:
- the LOC143238316 gene encoding methyl-CpG-binding domain protein 2-like, giving the protein MECSALPNGWKREEVIRKTGISAGKIDVYYYSPTGKKFHSKPQLARYLGDVVDLSTFDYRTGKINSMLLRKSKRQRGMQFDYSRGIRNDASLVPPIRQTASIFKQPVTVLKSQESKVRNDFKHGPQEKPRQLFWEKRLEGLQACDRNEETFGQFELPKSIKGVGPDLNEETVLRSIATALHVSSQPVTGQTGFSKSLLEKKPGIYLNPDQPLVQALLVSEDDILKQEERVQVARKRLQEALNDLEG; this is encoded by the exons ATGGAATGTTCTGCTTTGCCCAACGGATGGAAACGAGAAGAAGTAATCAGGAAAACAGGAATTTCAGCAGGAAAAATTGATGTATACTATTACAG TCCAACAGGCAAAAAGTTTCACAGTAAACCCCAACTTGCCCGATATTTAGGAGATGTTGTGGACCTCAGTACATTTGACTACCGTACTGGTAAAATCAATTCAATGCTTCTTAGAAAAAGTAAAAGACAGCGTGGAATGCAGTTTGATTACAGCAGAGGAATCCGTAATGATGCTTCACTTGTACCCCCTATTCGACAGACTGCATCAATTTTCAAACAGCCAGTAACTGTTTTGAAGTCGCAAGAGAGCAAGGTTCGCAACGACTTCAAGCATGGTCCTCAGGAGAAGCCCAGACAA CTTTTTTGGGAAAAACGACTTGAAGGTTTACAAGCATGTGATAGAAACGAGGAGACCTTTGGACAGTTTGAATTACCTAAGAGTATAAAAG GTGTTGGACCTGATTTAAATGAAGAAACTGTCCTGAGAAGCATTGCCACTGCTCTGCATGTGTCCAGTCAACCAGTTACTGGACAAACAGGGTTTTCAAAGTCCTTGTTGGAGAAGAAACCTGGCATCTATTTAAATCCAGATCAACCTTTAGTCCAG GCACTGCTCGTGTCAGAAGATGACATTCTGAAACAAGAAGAACGAGTGCAGGTGGCAAGAAAGAGACTGCAGGAGGCTCTGAATGACTTGGAGGGATAG